A region of Candidatus Leptovillus gracilis DNA encodes the following proteins:
- the purB gene encoding adenylosuccinate lyase has protein sequence MSFDHQTYISPFSWRYGSPAMRQLWSEAHKRRLMRQVWVALAAAQHQAGLVTAVQLADLQNHADQIDIARALEIEQETRHDVMAEIRAFAEQCPEGGGVIHWGATSADITDNVDALRLRQATDLLLERLAALLERLVEKIEATAVLPTLAHTHIQPAEPTTLGYRFAVYAQDLLEDFIQLQNLRQNLRGKGLKGAVGTQAAYQDLLTGSGTTPQAMEAEAMRLLGLPYFPIATQTYTRQQDLRVQQVLAGMAASLHKFALDFRILQSPPFGEWAEPFGQKQVGSSAMPFKRNPINMENICSLARYVAGLPAIAWDNASQAILERSLDDSANRRIFQAEGFLATDEMLLRAERVVAEMVIDQAAIASNMAVYGPFAATERVLMALVAAGASRQAGHEWIRAASLQAWEALRRGEDNPLVGLLAGDEEIGRFLTAVQVHELMDASAHTGTAGERALALAQTVRIFLGRRGGGVRGLG, from the coding sequence ATGAGCTTTGACCATCAAACCTATATCTCGCCATTTTCCTGGCGTTATGGCAGCCCGGCCATGCGCCAGCTGTGGTCGGAAGCCCACAAGCGGCGGTTGATGCGGCAGGTGTGGGTGGCGTTGGCGGCGGCTCAGCACCAGGCAGGGTTGGTAACGGCCGTCCAGTTAGCCGACCTACAAAACCACGCTGACCAGATAGACATCGCCCGCGCCCTGGAAATTGAGCAAGAAACGCGCCATGACGTGATGGCCGAAATTCGCGCCTTTGCCGAGCAGTGCCCAGAGGGCGGCGGCGTCATCCACTGGGGGGCGACCAGCGCCGACATTACCGACAACGTGGACGCGCTTCGCCTGCGCCAGGCCACAGACTTGCTGTTGGAACGGCTGGCGGCGCTGCTGGAGCGGCTGGTGGAAAAAATTGAGGCAACGGCCGTGCTGCCCACCCTGGCCCATACCCACATCCAACCCGCCGAACCCACCACCCTGGGCTATCGCTTTGCCGTCTATGCCCAAGATTTGCTGGAAGATTTCATCCAACTGCAAAACCTGCGCCAAAATTTGCGCGGCAAGGGGCTGAAAGGCGCCGTCGGAACCCAGGCGGCTTACCAGGATCTGCTGACCGGCTCTGGCACAACGCCGCAGGCGATGGAAGCGGAGGCCATGCGGCTGCTGGGGCTGCCCTACTTCCCCATCGCCACCCAAACCTACACTCGTCAGCAAGATCTGCGCGTGCAGCAAGTATTGGCCGGCATGGCCGCCTCGCTGCACAAATTTGCCCTTGATTTTCGCATTTTGCAGTCGCCGCCCTTTGGCGAATGGGCCGAACCATTCGGCCAAAAACAGGTTGGCTCGTCGGCCATGCCGTTTAAGCGCAACCCCATCAACATGGAAAACATCTGCTCCCTGGCGCGTTATGTCGCCGGGCTGCCGGCCATCGCCTGGGACAACGCCAGCCAGGCCATCCTGGAACGCAGCCTGGACGATTCGGCCAACCGACGCATTTTCCAGGCCGAGGGCTTTTTGGCGACCGATGAGATGCTGCTGCGCGCCGAGCGCGTTGTGGCCGAGATGGTGATTGACCAGGCAGCTATCGCCAGCAACATGGCTGTGTATGGCCCCTTTGCGGCGACCGAGCGGGTGTTGATGGCGTTGGTGGCCGCCGGGGCCAGCCGCCAGGCCGGGCATGAATGGATTCGGGCGGCCAGCCTGCAAGCCTGGGAGGCGTTGCGGCGTGGTGAGGATAATCCATTGGTGGGTTTGTTAGCCGGGGATGAGGAAATCGGCCGTTTTCTAACGGCCGTGCAGGTCCATGAGTTGATGGACGCCTCGGCCCATACAGGCACGGCTGGGGAGCGGGCGCTGGCCCTGGCCCAGACGGTGCGCATTTTTTTGGGTCGGCGCGGTGGTGGGGTGCGGGGTCTGGGCTAG